The Pseudomonadota bacterium genome has a segment encoding these proteins:
- a CDS encoding dihydrodipicolinate synthase family protein produces the protein MTARPPSSSGLEGVFAAVATPVDAAGRVDHGRFADHCRWLLAEGCHGLTPWGTSGESTSFTVEERMDALDRLVAAGIQPKMMAAGTGAAALGDAVKLTRHAVGHGVAGVLVLPSFYFKDQVEDGIFGFFAEIIDKVGDSGLRLYLYNIPQLSGVPISLAVVKRLRQRFGASVAGIKDSSGDWTNTQAYLKELPGLSIMTGNEPHLLQTLKAGGTGTICGMANFIPRALRRLYDRRGEADAAKLQADIAKTQPALFDQPVIASLKHAIAVYRGDPGWRRMKTPLAELSAKEAETFEAKLRASPLPPLKAAAAAQ, from the coding sequence ATGACCGCCCGCCCACCCAGTTCTTCCGGCCTAGAGGGCGTCTTCGCCGCAGTGGCCACCCCGGTCGACGCCGCCGGCCGGGTCGACCATGGCCGCTTCGCCGACCACTGCCGGTGGCTCTTGGCCGAGGGCTGCCATGGCCTCACCCCCTGGGGCACCAGCGGCGAGTCGACCTCCTTCACGGTGGAAGAACGGATGGACGCGCTGGACCGACTGGTCGCGGCCGGGATCCAGCCCAAGATGATGGCGGCCGGCACCGGTGCCGCCGCGCTTGGCGATGCGGTCAAGCTCACCCGCCACGCCGTCGGCCACGGCGTTGCCGGCGTCTTGGTCCTGCCCTCGTTTTACTTCAAGGATCAGGTCGAGGATGGGATCTTCGGCTTCTTCGCCGAGATCATCGACAAGGTCGGGGATAGCGGGCTTCGGCTCTACCTCTACAACATTCCGCAGCTCTCCGGCGTGCCGATCTCGCTCGCCGTGGTCAAGCGGTTGCGCCAGCGCTTCGGCGCTTCCGTCGCCGGGATCAAGGACAGCTCGGGCGACTGGACGAACACCCAAGCCTATCTCAAGGAGCTTCCGGGCCTGTCGATCATGACCGGAAACGAGCCGCACCTCTTGCAGACGCTGAAGGCCGGCGGCACCGGGACGATCTGCGGCATGGCCAACTTCATTCCGAGGGCACTCCGCCGGCTCTATGACCGCCGCGGCGAGGCGGACGCGGCCAAGCTGCAGGCGGACATCGCCAAGACCCAGCCGGCGCTGTTCGACCAGCCGGTGATCGCCTCCCTCAAGCACGCCATCGCCGTCTATCGGGGCGATCCCGGCTGGCGGCGGATGAAGACGCCTTTGGCGGAGCTCTCGGCGAAGGAGGCTGAGACCTTCGAGGCCAAGCTTCGGGCCTCGCCCCTACCGCCGCTGAAGGCCGCCGCGGCGGCGCAATAG
- a CDS encoding DUF3018 family protein, translating to MRAMRGRRRKRGMREVRLHLPDPRIGAVRRRIAMQVRRLNQADEQETLAWIEAVSEFDENASR from the coding sequence ATGCGGGCGATGCGCGGGCGACGGCGGAAGCGGGGTATGCGCGAGGTCAGACTTCACCTCCCAGATCCGCGGATAGGCGCGGTGCGTCGTCGCATTGCCATGCAGGTTCGAAGGCTCAATCAGGCCGATGAACAAGAGACATTGGCCTGGATTGAGGCGGTTTCGGAATTCGACGAGAATGCGTCGCGGTGA